Genomic DNA from Halobaculum sp. CBA1158:
CCCGCGCCCTCCTTCGCCTCGCCCGCGACGTACGCATCCATGGCGGGATGGTCCTCTCGCTCGAACCCGGGGTCCGTGACCGCGAGGTCGACGTCGAGCGAGTCCGCGAGCGACGCGATCCCGGCCGACTCGTCTTCGGCGACGAAGGAGGTCGTCGCGACCGAAAGCGGGGCGTCAACGCCGGCGTGCCGGACGAGCGCCGCCGCCGCGGCCTGCTGGGTTCCGCCGGCGAGCGTCACCGCGGCCCCACTCTCGACGGCCCCGACGGTCAGTCCGGCGACCGCCGCGAGCACGGGGTCGCCCATCGCCGTCAGCGCCTCGACCGGGTCGCCGGCGGCGTCGCCGGCGTCGAGGCCGGCCGCCTCCAGTCCCTCGGCGACGACCCGCCGCTTCAACTCGAGGGGGTTCTCCGGCAGCGACGACGACACCGCCGGCTCCTCCCCGAGCGCTCGGAGGACGCCGAGGGCCGTTGTCGTTCCCCCGGGGATCGTCTCGCCGATCACGAGGCGCTCGTCCGGGAGCGCGCCCCCGAGTTCGCGTGCGGCCTCGTACGTCTCCGCCGCGTGGGGGACCGGCGTCGGCTCGCGCACGTCCAGCCCCGGGCCGCGGCCCACGTCGACGGTGGGCGCGCCGGTGCGCCCCGCGATGCCGGCGTCGACGGCGAGCACGTCGAGCCCCAACAGCTCCCGCGCCGCGCGCGTCACGACCGCCGGCGTGGGACAGCCCGTCGGGCTCACCGGGACGACCGGCGCGAGCGTCGGCCGCCCGTGGACGACCACGTCGAGGTCGGCCCCGGGCGTGTGCCGCATCAGCTCCGGGTCGGCCCCGGCGGCGCTGATCCCCTCGA
This window encodes:
- the cobT gene encoding nicotinate mononucleotide-dependent phosphoribosyltransferase CobT, with translation MRLVLVAGTTETADIEGISAAGADPELMRHTPGADLDVVVHGRPTLAPVVPVSPTGCPTPAVVTRAARELLGLDVLAVDAGIAGRTGAPTVDVGRGPGLDVREPTPVPHAAETYEAARELGGALPDERLVIGETIPGGTTTALGVLRALGEEPAVSSSLPENPLELKRRVVAEGLEAAGLDAGDAAGDPVEALTAMGDPVLAAVAGLTVGAVESGAAVTLAGGTQQAAAAALVRHAGVDAPLSVATTSFVAEDESAGIASLADSLDVDLAVTDPGFEREDHPAMDAYVAGEAKEGAGMGGALRLIDESAASTADLRARIADVYDRLLAGREASATEGAATPEADR